A section of the Quatrionicoccus australiensis genome encodes:
- a CDS encoding sensor histidine kinase has product MIEALRLAFSWGVMCLALWHPVVRAEAPLHFTTAQILLVQGHGYTLPPYEANVSKLPGTWQTVSLPHAVTRHLMPDADSGDTLGPPTVVTWYRFQMPFLAPAVNPRYLYIPRWKTDGQITVYSDKRLLYQSHASTLWNGWNIPLWVPLDNTADSLSPSMVLVRVESPRYAGGGISSLWLGDNDSLSWRYRLRYFTQVQLPSASSAAFLAVGLFSLFVWFKLRAETEYLLFFCISVASFLRTMHFYVGEDTLAISDEWFTWITVNSLYWMVLITHFFLSYLHHRPVLWLNRTVCGITAAICILTLPLFAEFFDAYMLSPLTYIALLFMGSLVAGIGFYQSRRARSRDGILLSTWALAGMLLGGYDWLMQNNYIDIESIYLGPFSNIVAFLLFMHIIFRRYIAANTEVKQVNASLQLRLQEREDELLESHRRLRDIAHRQTLIDERQRLMQDMHDGMGSSLRTALLAVEKGRIDAPMVAEVLKDCIDDLKLAIDSMEPVQADLLLLLATLRFRLGPRLESAGIVLRWEIENVPALDWIDPRNALHILRILQEAFTNIIKHTQATEIRVITGIENDCILVKIIDNGSGFSVEQGIDSTGKGLGNQIRRAESIGAKIRWTSSDAGTSLVLYLPIKRDTQECFRAQE; this is encoded by the coding sequence GTGATTGAGGCGTTACGACTGGCCTTCAGCTGGGGGGTGATGTGTCTGGCACTGTGGCATCCGGTGGTGCGGGCTGAAGCCCCCTTGCACTTCACAACCGCCCAAATACTGCTCGTTCAGGGCCACGGTTATACGCTTCCGCCCTATGAAGCCAATGTCTCGAAACTACCGGGAACCTGGCAAACCGTCTCCCTGCCCCACGCAGTCACTCGACACCTGATGCCAGACGCAGATAGCGGCGATACACTTGGCCCGCCTACCGTTGTCACTTGGTACCGTTTTCAGATGCCTTTCTTGGCGCCCGCCGTCAATCCGCGATATCTCTACATTCCGCGCTGGAAGACTGACGGTCAGATTACGGTGTATAGCGACAAGCGCTTACTCTATCAATCACATGCCAGCACCCTCTGGAATGGCTGGAATATTCCCCTGTGGGTCCCCTTGGACAATACGGCCGACTCCCTATCGCCGAGTATGGTTTTAGTGAGGGTAGAGAGCCCCAGATACGCGGGTGGCGGCATTTCATCGCTGTGGCTGGGGGACAATGACAGCCTGAGCTGGCGTTACCGACTGAGATACTTCACTCAGGTTCAACTGCCCTCCGCGAGCAGTGCCGCATTTTTGGCAGTTGGCCTGTTTTCCTTGTTCGTGTGGTTCAAACTACGTGCAGAAACAGAGTATTTGCTATTTTTCTGCATCTCGGTCGCATCGTTTTTACGTACGATGCATTTCTATGTCGGAGAAGACACGCTGGCAATATCCGACGAATGGTTCACCTGGATCACGGTTAACTCTCTCTACTGGATGGTGCTGATCACTCACTTTTTTCTGAGTTATCTGCATCATCGGCCCGTCCTCTGGCTGAACCGCACCGTTTGCGGCATCACGGCAGCTATCTGCATTTTGACTTTGCCGCTTTTTGCGGAATTTTTCGACGCCTACATGCTTTCCCCATTGACCTATATCGCATTGCTGTTCATGGGATCGCTGGTCGCAGGCATCGGGTTTTATCAGTCTCGCCGAGCCCGTTCGCGTGACGGCATTCTGCTCAGCACCTGGGCACTGGCTGGCATGCTGTTAGGCGGCTACGACTGGCTGATGCAAAACAATTACATCGACATTGAAAGCATCTACCTCGGCCCCTTCAGCAACATCGTTGCGTTTCTGCTTTTCATGCACATCATCTTTCGCCGCTACATCGCGGCGAATACAGAGGTCAAACAGGTCAATGCCAGCCTGCAATTGCGTTTGCAAGAGCGCGAGGACGAACTATTGGAAAGCCATCGGCGACTGCGCGACATCGCTCACCGCCAAACACTCATCGATGAGCGTCAGCGGCTGATGCAGGATATGCACGACGGAATGGGTTCGTCATTGCGCACTGCACTTCTGGCGGTGGAAAAAGGCCGGATCGACGCCCCCATGGTGGCCGAAGTGCTGAAGGACTGCATCGATGACCTGAAACTGGCCATCGACTCCATGGAACCCGTCCAGGCCGACTTGCTGCTCTTGCTGGCAACCCTGCGCTTTCGTTTGGGGCCACGTCTGGAAAGCGCTGGCATCGTCTTGCGCTGGGAAATTGAGAATGTTCCCGCGCTGGACTGGATTGACCCGCGAAATGCACTGCACATCCTGCGCATTTTGCAGGAGGCGTTTACCAACATCATCAAGCATACGCAGGCCACTGAAATACGCGTCATCACCGGCATAGAGAATGACTGCATCTTGGTCAAGATCATCGACAATGGCTCGGGATTTTCAGTCGAGCAAGGGATAGACAGCACTGGCAAGGGGCTGGGAAATCAGATTCGAAGGGCTGAATCCATCGGCGCCAAGATTCGCTGGACTTCGAGTGATGCAGGAACCAGTCTGGTTTTATATCTACCGATCAAACGAGATACCCAAGAATGTTTCCGGGCGCAGGAGTAG
- a CDS encoding response regulator, producing MPTTINSSLIRVAFVEDDVEFQLVLRNTIENAPDMQLVSAASTRSAGLMALNGTPVDVLLVDLGLPDGSGIDVIRAAHAKWPDCAIMVSTAFGDEMHVMQSLEAGAAGYLLKDSAAKSMVSEIRSLHQGGSPISPLIARQILMRFREHENKPLVAPLLPQERSRAALSGREQEVLEFITKGFTSEEIAGLMSISRHTVLTFIRRIYRKLEVNSKTEAIFEARNQGLLSD from the coding sequence ATGCCGACAACGATCAACAGCTCTCTCATTCGGGTGGCCTTCGTCGAGGACGACGTCGAATTTCAACTCGTCTTGCGCAACACCATCGAGAATGCCCCCGACATGCAGCTGGTATCGGCGGCAAGCACCCGCAGCGCCGGCCTGATGGCACTCAACGGGACGCCAGTCGACGTATTGCTGGTCGACCTGGGATTGCCCGACGGTTCCGGTATCGATGTCATTCGGGCGGCGCATGCCAAGTGGCCCGACTGCGCCATCATGGTCAGCACCGCCTTTGGCGATGAAATGCATGTCATGCAGTCTCTGGAGGCCGGCGCCGCCGGCTACCTGCTTAAAGACAGCGCCGCGAAAAGCATGGTCAGCGAAATCCGCAGCTTGCATCAGGGCGGCAGTCCGATCAGTCCGCTCATCGCCCGCCAGATACTGATGCGCTTTCGCGAACATGAAAACAAACCGCTCGTTGCTCCCCTGCTTCCCCAGGAAAGATCGCGCGCGGCACTGTCGGGCCGGGAACAGGAGGTGCTCGAATTCATCACCAAGGGCTTCACCTCCGAAGAAATTGCCGGCCTGATGTCGATCTCGCGCCACACCGTCTTGACCTTCATCCGGCGCATTTACAGGAAGCTGGAAGTCAACTCCAAAACCGAAGCGATTTTCGAGGCTCGCAACCAGGGGCTGCTGAGTGATTGA
- a CDS encoding ShlB/FhaC/HecB family hemolysin secretion/activation protein, giving the protein MTKTARICFCALLLFSTFLPHAASAQTAADIRAAERQAEIIQRQEQDRIQRDREEARRQSDSVNGMDTRSLLPKIEVPRIGVPCHEITTITIRDAPHLPVRLRKKIADEFAGRCLNTGNIESILTEITKYYIDQGFIAVRAYLPAQDLSNGVLEILVVEGKVEKISIEDGDSNSISVGNVFPGVVGAVLNLRDLEQGIEQINRLASNNARLDIRPGEKPGESAVVVRNQPASRFHLYASVDNQGQESTGKTQTGITGSADNLLGFDDFLSITHRESTPGDRSRKYSGSDSFNFSIPFGYTTLSLGSSRSEYASTILLPSGLSLVSKGNTNSSNLRLDRVVYRTQATRALLAATLTTKSSRNYLDDQYLSVSSRKLTVLDIDGNFNTRFAGGVLSFDLGYAQGLESMGAMKDLDNLPDSTPRAQFSKLKYGFNYSLPFSLFHRDLSFTSQLSGQKSNDVLYASEQIQIGGLYTVRGFVNNVLTGDDGYYWRNEMSVRQPVSIGSETVSSRIYAGYDNGQVKNIAPNIPQGRLSGAVVGISLNWRGASFDLFNAWPLTAPDSMHKESSQTWFRVAYAL; this is encoded by the coding sequence ATGACAAAGACTGCTCGCATTTGTTTTTGTGCGCTTTTGCTTTTTTCGACGTTTCTGCCGCATGCGGCATCGGCACAAACCGCGGCCGACATCAGAGCTGCCGAACGGCAAGCCGAGATCATCCAGCGTCAAGAGCAGGATCGTATTCAGCGTGATCGGGAAGAGGCGCGGCGCCAGAGCGATAGCGTGAATGGCATGGATACCCGGTCCTTGCTGCCAAAAATAGAAGTGCCGCGCATCGGTGTGCCATGCCACGAAATAACGACGATAACGATCCGCGATGCGCCGCATCTCCCGGTGCGTTTGAGAAAAAAAATTGCCGATGAGTTTGCCGGCCGCTGTCTCAATACTGGCAACATTGAAAGCATTCTGACCGAGATAACAAAATACTATATTGATCAGGGTTTCATTGCCGTTCGCGCTTATTTGCCGGCGCAGGACCTGAGCAACGGCGTTCTCGAAATTCTTGTCGTTGAAGGCAAGGTCGAGAAAATCAGTATCGAGGATGGCGATAGCAACAGCATATCGGTCGGGAATGTTTTTCCGGGCGTTGTCGGTGCCGTACTCAACTTGCGTGATTTGGAACAGGGTATCGAGCAGATCAACCGGCTCGCCTCAAATAACGCCAGGCTCGATATCCGGCCCGGTGAAAAGCCGGGCGAGAGTGCGGTAGTCGTACGCAATCAACCGGCCTCGAGGTTTCACCTTTATGCCTCGGTAGACAACCAGGGGCAGGAATCGACGGGGAAAACCCAAACGGGGATAACGGGCAGTGCGGATAACCTGCTCGGTTTCGACGATTTTCTTTCCATAACCCATCGTGAGTCGACGCCGGGCGATCGGAGTCGAAAATATTCGGGAAGCGATAGCTTCAATTTCAGTATTCCATTCGGCTATACCACCTTGTCGCTGGGCAGTAGCCGTTCCGAATATGCCAGCACCATTCTTCTTCCCAGCGGACTAAGCCTGGTATCGAAGGGCAATACCAATAGCAGCAACCTGCGTCTGGACCGGGTTGTGTACCGCACTCAAGCTACCCGCGCCTTGCTGGCAGCGACCCTGACGACCAAGTCGTCCAGAAATTATCTCGATGATCAATATTTGAGTGTCAGCAGTCGGAAGCTGACCGTTCTGGATATCGATGGCAACTTCAATACACGGTTTGCCGGCGGCGTACTTTCATTCGATTTGGGCTATGCCCAGGGGCTGGAGTCGATGGGAGCAATGAAAGATCTCGATAATCTGCCGGATTCGACACCGCGCGCCCAATTCAGCAAATTGAAATACGGGTTCAATTACTCGCTGCCTTTTAGTCTTTTCCACCGGGATTTAAGTTTTACCAGCCAGCTATCCGGACAAAAGTCGAACGACGTGCTGTACGCATCGGAGCAAATCCAGATTGGCGGTTTGTATACCGTGCGCGGCTTTGTCAACAATGTGCTGACCGGTGACGATGGCTACTACTGGCGTAACGAAATGTCGGTACGCCAGCCGGTGAGTATTGGAAGTGAGACCGTGAGCAGCCGTATCTATGCGGGCTATGACAACGGTCAGGTAAAAAATATCGCACCGAATATTCCGCAAGGTCGGCTCAGTGGTGCGGTTGTCGGTATATCGCTCAATTGGCGCGGCGCCAGCTTCGATTTGTTCAATGCCTGGCCGTTGACCGCTCCCGACTCCATGCACAAAGAATCCAGCCAGACCTGGTTCAGGGTTGCATACGCACTTTAG